From the genome of Diorhabda carinulata isolate Delta chromosome 2, icDioCari1.1, whole genome shotgun sequence:
GCAAAGATATCGAACAAGGAAACGGCAGAAGTGAGTCGACTGGAACACGATTCATCGATTGATTCTTATATTTCGTttaatatttcagaaattaatTGTTTGAAAACCGTAATGTCGACCGCGGAACAAGATTTGTCTCGAGATTGTAAAGAAAAGTTGAAAGAGAGGTTGGAAATGTACCGAAACGCGGCGCAAGTGGTGAGTGTTGGGATGAATTTACacacactaaactattcactaacacttaacacaccaaactattcactaacacttaacacactaaactattcaccAACACTTAacacactaaactattcactaacacttaacacactaaactattcaccAACACTTAacacactaaactattcactaacacttaacacactaaactattcactaacacttaacacaataaactattcactaacacttaacacaataaactattcactaacacttaacacactaaactattcactaacacttaacacaataaactattcactaacacttaacacactaaactattcactaacacttaacacaataaactattcactaacacttaacaCACTAAACTATTCAGTAACACTTCACTTaacacactaatttatttacgTTCTGTTTTTCAGATCGAGGTTCCTTCGGATCTGAAAGGTCTGGTGAGGACGGTGTCGGTGTCGCCTTCCAAGAATTATTTCGCGATTGTTTTGTTTATGATGATAGGGGCGATATTTTTCGTGGGGGTGTTTTGCGGTCGGTTCTCCAAAAGGAAATACAGGctacttaaaaataaatgacgTAAAAAGACGAGGTTCGTACCATCGAGCGATTACGTTATGTTATGACTAACAgagtaatataaaaatattttttagaaaaaaataaaaaaatgtcgaaataaCTTcgtcgttttatttttttatctgcaGGCGTCGCGCGTTTGGAAGCaacaaaaattatcgaaaactttCCTAGTTTTGGTTAGGTACGTTTATCtatgaaaaatcataaaatttccCCTAAATATAAGGAGAAAAGAAGTACGGCAACCACGCTAATTATAAATACGATATTCATTCGGCAAGCCGTAGAATTTCCTTAGATCGAAGACAAAAGGAGATTTGGCAATATCGCATAATAAAAACGTAATTTATTTAGCAAATCGTGAAAATTCCCGAGATCTGGCACAAAATGGGGTTCGCAATATGGCATCctacaaatattaacaaaatgtcCTTAGATTGAAGCGAATTTTACCTTTGGCAACATCGTAACACAGAAATATGTCTTTATTTAGCAGGTCATCACATTTCCCTagatttttgggaaaaaaagaAGTTTGGCAACATCGCAACCTAATAATGTCATTTATTTCTTTAGTACTAGAATTTCTCTAGATTTTGAGGAAATGGGGTTTGGCAACATCGCTtcctaaaaatgtcatttatttCGTAAGTAGTAAAATTTCCCTAGATTTTGACGAAAATGATATTTGGCAAAATCGCATCCTAAAAATATGTCAATGATTCAGCAAGACGTAAAATTTCCCTAGATTTTGACGAAAATGATATTTGGCAACATCGTTGcctaaaaatgtcatttatttCGTTAGTAGTAAAATTTCCCTAGATTTCGAGGAAATTGAGATTTGGCAACATCGCAACCTAAAGATATGTCATTGATTCAGCAAGAAGTAAAATTTCCCTAGATTTCGAGGAAATTGAGAATTGGCAACATCGCAAcctaaaaatgtcatttatttctttactaCTAGAATTTCTCTAGATTTTGAGGAAATGGGGTTTGGCAACATCGCTGcctaaaaatgtcatttatttCGTAAGTAGTAAAATTTCCCTAGATTTCGAGGAAATTGAGATTTGGCAACATCGCAAcctaaaaatgtcatttatttctttactaCTAGAATTTCTCTAGATTTTGAGGAAATGGGGTTTGGCAACATCGCTGcctaaaaatgtcatttatttCGTTAGTAGTAAAATTTCCCTAGATTTCGAGGAAATTGAGATTTGGCAACATCGCATCCTGAAAATGTCAGTTTGTAAATAGTGAAATTTCTCaagattttgatgaaaatgagGTTCGGCAACTTCTCGTTCGttctgttgaaaaaattttgaaatttccctTAAACTAAAATGTCTTATTACAACATTGCATACCTACTTCAACAAACCTCAGGAAAATTGGCAACACACCGAGACCTCCAAATTGTCCTGTATACTAAAATCActaaatttatgtataaaaacgAGATTTGACAACATCGCAATTGATTCATTTGTTATGTCATCAGATACATCCATTCATTTTTTGGTTGTAAATCAACATAATTTCCTAGATCTAGGGAAATTAATGCAAGTCTGGCAACTCCACAATGTAAATGTTActaaaaaatcaacaacatagttaattatcaaatttattttgaagaacCTACTTCTGGCAACACTGTCTCGATTGTAAATTTCCCTAGATTTAGGGAAAAATGATTTCCCAGACAGTAACTTTCAAAATTCCTTGATTTTTATacgattttatataaaaacttccTCACATTTGATggaaattgaagtttttcaacAACGTGATGTGCaactaataatatttctctAGTTCAagttcaaaaatacaaaaaaaattttggggaaaaattttgaaaggtgaaaaatgaaatttaaaacgaaaatgtagaaaaaaactttattaatatgttaaatatatttaaaagtattgacgaacacataaaaacaaaagtatagaaaagaaaaacaactcattaaaacattaaatatttcacaataaacaatCACAAATCTACTTTcacaaacaaaagaataaacgaaaagtaaaaaacaaaatagattctCAATACATaacacaatatttaaatatttaaaaaaaattcatttaaaatgagTAACTACTaaatgagaaacaaaaaaaaaatgttaaatgttaACAAAAATCCTTCTATACTGGTTGTCcctattatataaattaaaatattaggaaaaactaatttttaggAACACCCaatatatttcacaattatcacaaagaaaaaaaaacaattaagtaATATCTATGGTCGAGACACTACAAAGCAGTGGTTacctatatatttatttgaaaaaaattattaaggtAGTTTCACACGAGCCGGTTCGCAATATGGAAGCTAATACTATTTACGAAACCACCGCTTTCAAAAATCCtactatttggaaaaaaaaaagaaaaataaataaaaatcagtcaattatataagaagacaaaaaaaattgataacaacaATAATCTAAAGCATATTTTCACtggattattttataaaatacaaatatatcaaatttttttttcgctttCAATAAACATATATcgatatttctaaataaaaaaacgccggaaaatattttcctaccacacaaaatcatattttcattgaGCTCAAACGTTTCCAACGTCAAACTTCGAAAACTAAAGGATCGACGTCGTCGGCGCTCAGGACGCCCGTCGGTTCCGTCGTTCGCGTCGACAGATACGTCTTCGCGTCGAAATATTCAACGACCTAGAAAAATCCCaataaacatattatttacAGGCACGTTAATTGGAACTAAATAATCaacgttttcgtagtgggattgtggaaAAATAAACACCGAAGTGTACGCACTCCAATATATCTCGcgagttttcgaatactttAAATATCGATTCATATTTCTATAAACcgtcaattttaatatttttaaagaaacgACGAAATTTAAAACGCCACAATTCTTTACTGATCAATTCACagacataagtattcgaaaactcggaaatatattagagttagtacactttggtgtctAATCtagccacaatcccactacaaAAACGCGCAATTATCGGAAAAACAGCATTTTGCGATTATACCTCATACTGAAGAGGTTCGAAAGGGTTAAAAATCGCATCTACgagttacaattttttttctgtagatAGAAATGTGATATAACCGAGGATTTGGCGTTTTCGATCCATTTATCGATGTACAAAATTGGTATTTGaatcaataaatgatttatttgatttcccattcgaatttttcaagtgGATTTacgaaattttcagtttatcaaCCAATCCCCCCTTTCCCCACTTTGATATCTAATCTAGCCACAATCCCACTTCGAAAACGCGCAATTATTGGAAAAACGGCATTTTGCGATTATACCTCATACTGAAGAGGTTCGAAAGGGTTAAAAACCGCATCTACgagttacaattttttttctgtaggtAGAAATGTGATATAACGGAGGATTTGGCGTTTTCGATCCATTTATCGATGTAGAAAAATGGTATTTGaatcaataaatgatttatttgatttcccattcgaatttttcaagtggatttacgaaattttcaattttccaaccAATCCCCCCATTTTCCCAATATAGCCCTAACCAAAACCTCCCGTttactttataattatattggaaaaacCGGAAGTAATAATTCTGCAACCACGATAAATGGATTATATgacctcgaaaacgctaaattaaTGTGTATTATGATTCAGTATCgtaaaatcttttttgtttcaCAATTTTCCCGACGCCATTTTACATCGAACCCGACTAGTAGAATAGGTAGAGGGGGTATATAAACATTAAAACCtttgaaaattaaacgaaaatgagaaaaaactttccatttgaacgtttatataaaaaaaaattttttaatttacaaaattaccAACACTATTCGATATGACGTCACCATAGATATACATTCGATGTTTATATGTTCAACCGTTTTTCCGATCACcgattaaaaaaagaaaaaccacgttttcgagtatttttttttccattccataCAAACAAACACGAAAAAGCCACTCCTAGAAATATTTCCAAACCagcgaaaaaattattttaaacacaCACGGTATCACCACGTGTTAGTCACGCGCacatattaaaaaagaagattataCTTACGTTTCTCACTAAAGTAGGATAATCGTTACGTATTCTTTCCCATTCTATCGGTTGAGTTAGACAGAGTGGAGACATGGCTAAATTCGCCaagaattcaattgaatacGTCAGATTCGAAGGTTTCGTCGGAgtattttctttctctttttctcttTCGACATTCGCGTTACCCTTATTCTTGATTATCTCTTCTATAGAGAGTCGGGGTTTTCGCAATTTGATTTTATCTGATggtaaatcatattttttcatttatatataaaatgagttcgcaaaaaaaatcgtttaattttttcaaaaactaaaaaaaaagggttttatcgaaattttttttaattttaatcagaATTATTTTTCTCGAAGAAATACATCGTTTACTACACCATTTTACCTATACCGGACGTcccaaaaaaatgattatattacATTTATCAATTGTATAACGAAGTcgcttttataaaataaattaattttcacaaaatcaacgaaaatatcgttttaaacaatttttctttgtgtaaatatttataactttaaatttgaggtagactttttttatatagttactAAAACATGGATCCtatcattttttcgaaattttttattctgttttaatcagaattttttttttgaaaaaataaatcatcacaCTTCGGGCTATGCACCCCTCCGGGCAAATCTTGATATAATAATAACGACTTTCCattaaaatttacttcaattaatataaaattagttttatcaaatattttttcaatattaagacTCCAATATAAacgaaaatcaatattttaaaatgttagtTCCCTTAAAAACTATGTTACTTATACCGGGCGTCCCATAAAAATGATTACAATCACATTTTATGACTTGTGTATGactttaataaagaaaattgatttaatgtttccaaaaacaacgaaaatataattttaaacaacTGTTCTTCacgaaatgaataaatttaaaattcaaatagacttttttgatataaatacttGAAAAACTTGATCCAATcgatttttgttacatttttttttctattttatccagattttttttttctcgaaaaaaaaaaaaacattacactTCGAGCTATGCACCTCTCCGGGCTAATTCTTGATATAATAAtacgattttcaattaaaatttactttaaataaaaaaaaatacttttatcaaatgtttttccaatattaatacTCCAATATAAacgaaaatcaatattttaaaatgttagtTCCCTTAAAAACCATTTTATCTATACCGGAAGTCCCAGAAAAATGACAACAATCacattttatccatttttaaatttcaattaagtaTATCACTATCActgagacatcctgtataacCACACCGATATATATAAACCAAGTTCCACCCCTCTTACGATATTTTCTAGGAGTTTTCTCATAATCAAACTATGGAATGGTTCAAGCATAAAATACACGTCACaataacacaataaaaaattattcgaaaaaaaaaaacgtgcatttattttatttacctcCATCGGTCTGTCCGTTGTGTACCGCCTCCGGCGAAGGTAGAGATTCCGGCGGCGATAGGGGCGTTATTGGAAATTCCTCGGTTATTATAGGTTGTGGTAAGCTGTCAAAACTGTAAAATTGCGCCACGTCGTGGATTGGTTCaccagaaaaatattcatccaatACTAATTTACTCGTCTAAAATAGGGGTGGGAatatattaacaattatatttcatatattcattattcaaatcgtcgattgttttttttttcgtttatatcACCACGACACAATCACAATAACCAACAGTCGATTTTACCACATCTCGAACCATAACTTTACATTATCTCTTTTTTCACATCCTTCTCtaaatttttatcacaaataatGTACAGTCAGaaggtattttcaatatatttacaaaaaatttgtttacgttgatttacttattatttatttataacacacACACATTTACTTCgaaataatattgacaattcACGGCCATCTTGATATATAACTGATGACTGATCCCCTCTTTAACTTTCCCGATCGCGCTATCTCGTACACATGACGTTAGCAACGGTGCCACGTTTATTTTGTCGTttcacaaatttaatttatgttatatttataaatattttgaagcgTTTGGGGaagttgtgaaaaaaatttttttttcaaaattagcatTAGAATTAGGAAAGAATATTATCGGATGTAGgcataaatacatttttagtgTCTGTTGCAAACGAGACAAATATGGAAATCGCACATGGAAACATGGTATACAATATTCAGTGATGGGAATTgggaatttatatgaaatttaaataattgtttaaaaaaaaaatggatttttcttAAAAGAAATCAATTTTGGGATAGTATTTACAATAGTCCAAAAAACgtcataaattttaaaatagtaGTTCgagtgttttcaaaaaaaaagaatgggGGTAAAATATTTCTAGTAGTTGGCAACAATGAATCGGCATGGAAGCATATACAAGCCTACAGATTATGcgcgaaaatttttttataaatccaacGACTTTCCATAGAGTTTTTTAAGACTAAATTGTAAAACTTGGCAACGCTGTAACTTATACAATTATAACcataacaactaaattttaatttctggTATCGTTATGAcattcatattgaatacactttttacactaccactcacaattacactgtctgaagagcgttaaataaacataaacatgacaatattttataggttaagttagTATTTAGTGAAATGaggtaaataattttgaactacattcaaaaaaaaaaaattattaagttttactttcaattataaattacGAATACGCTATGTTGCCAAGTTTAATTCTACTTCCtaatagttttaaaatagatatttaagtcgaaatataaaatacgttaattattaaaaaaactatcgaattatcaattataatatgtattgtaataaaaaaaaaagaatatcaCTTACCCTAACCAGATCCAAATTATCCCCGGTAATTTTAATGGTGCAACCGTTGACGATGACCGTGTACTTGTATTCGCCCAAGTTGGCGTCGTTGGTGCTCAAGCTGTGCATCAACGCGCGGGATGCGCGCGCCGAATTCGGCAACGCGCTATCATCCGATGCCGAAGAATTGATACTCGAACTGGAACCCGTCAGAGGACCGACGCTCGTCGATATCGATGGATCTCTAACAGGCGAAGCGTTCCTCCGTATCGTATCTTCGATCAATTGTTTCGCGtgactgttaaaaaaataaaaacgtttgtTCCCAACCAAAACAACAAACGCAGCGTTGCcggatttgaaataaaaatatgggGAATcgggaaattttattttacgaGTGCGTTTCGATAGTTAATATTATTATAGGGTGAGTAATGTGGATACTTACTTGATGCTTTCTTCGTTAGCGCCGGTAATTTGAACTAATCGTTCTTTAGCTCCAGGATTgactagaaaaatattaaatttttcaatatcatgATTTacaaatgatgataaaaatcgATAATCGATATTATATTATGTGCTTTTATTTTTGTCAGTGCGTGGATCGTATCAAAAGGCAAATAAAGCGGGATTCTTGTTAatagttatttaaatatacaggggaatttaaaacaaaaatatctattttgaaaaattgtcactttcttcacaaaaatattgtgataaatgaaattaatataattaattgaaaatttgtcacCGATTAAGACTAATTTGCAAGTTTTTATACAATTGATGATGGTAACGACATCTAGAATGGTAAATATGATCGAATTATGAAAATTGACTAGTTTTAACTCACCCTGTATACGAACACTCTTGTTCTATTTCTTAAATATCGCACAAAAAAAACAGAACAAGAAacatatcaaataatttatcgaAACTCATACACAACATTAAAACGCAAGCTTGGTTAGCGATGATGCCAAATTCGACAAAAACTACCACAAACCGTCGCGACGTGgacacatttttaattaataatcacCCAAATTTACCTCTcactgtataaaaaaataaatttgcaatAGTAGTAttaaacgaaacatttttttttatatggtgAATATTCATTATATGATTAAGCGTGTGTTAGAAGAAGAGGCAGTGTCACGAACACGATAAGTTTACCtctttgaaaagaaattatagTTTCGCTCAATTCCTCTATCATATGTACTCGCCTTCCCTTGATACCCATAACtacaaaaccaaaataatactaataaaatagtaaattatagaaaaagaatCTCGACTCTTATATTTATAATACCCATGCCAAATATCCCATTTGACTTTATGTTgttctataaatatttagatataggGAATAGTCAGAAATTCATATGACTGCAAACACTTCAAATACACTTTTGTCATACATATAAGAATGGAGAttcgaaatttaaaattattcataccCCCCACCCGGATCATTATTTTTCCATCTTTCaattcgacaatttttttttcatcaaaaaaaatcCTCACCTTTCCCAGAATCGGCATTCCTGATAACAACTTCGTCTTTACAATATTTCTTACCAGGTATTCTGGTAGGTTTGGTAAATTTGCCCGAAGGTTTCAAAACTTCACCCGGCCCTAACAATGGCGGGGGCGAGGAAGTCAAAGTTGTACCAATAGATTCGTTCAAACTAGATATAGATTCGGTCATATCTACCtgtaaattataaaacaaacgaaTCACAAAATTCCGTGTTACAGGTTTATATATGTATCTACCTGTGAACTACCGAATtggttaattttctttttataataggAATTCATTCCCTCGGTGCCTTTCCATCCTTTAGCACGCAATTCGATTAATTCCAACAAATGGAGACGAGACAACACATCGACTTGGATGTCGTCCTGAGCTTTATCGCGAAATATCTTGAACGCGTGATCGAGCTGctctttaaataatatttccaaatacaCCCCGTATACCTGGAAATGTTAGGAAATGATTCCTACACATCAACATTactattatcaaatttttggttATTAGTGTCACAAAAACAAGTATCAAAACATGACTACAAcccttttgttttattaatcaatattttagtgaatttgaagttaggaataaaaaacaaatggcgtaaattacagattttttaattctctacaactttcatTTAACATATTTTGTGATGGGACGTATCGTTTTACTGTAATTCAAATAGAAACACCGAAAAAACGacatttttgcatttttattcgaaaattttgaggttatgttaaaataattaaacatcaGGAATAACAAAAATGATTCCTATATATTAACTTTACTATAATCAAATTGTTTGTTGTTAGTGTCACAAAGACATGTATCAAAATGTCTGTGTTAACTACATCCCTTGTGTTCTATTAATTAATACTTTTAGTGAATCAACAACAAAACTAACCAAATAAAGATAATTGAAACTTTCTCTTAACAatgactaatattttttttagtgtgggTTTTATATGACATTGACTTTACTAAAAacgtaataaattattaaattatatgaaCCAGTACATACCTTAAGATGTTGGCATAAATTAATAACACTCTCTTTATAAGAAAGATGACTGTCTGCTAAATTCGAAGACAATAATGCCGCGACTTGATCTACCGCTTGCAAAACATCTTCCACtgcaataataaaaatcataaataaatactaaacaaataAGTTTATGATTTAATTACCCGTAGATAGTACCCCATCTTGGCGGAGTTTATTCGCTAAAAGTTGTGCCTGACTGTGCGATTTCGAGAGTTCGTGCTTTTTGGGATGTTTAAGTCGCGCAGAAAGACTCGAGGACATCGTTCGCTATCCCtaaatctcaaaatatacaaaagtaTTTTTGCGTGACTCACCAGACTGACATCTGCTTTTAACCTCACTTACTCCAAGAATTGTAATCAATCggataaatatttgatttatcgAATAGGATGATCAACTTACCTTGAAATCAGGatagtttaaatttttgaacaaatgtaaattttattaaaagatgaAATTCGCAACTCGCAACGCGTTCGTATTCGTGTTCGTTTTCTTTCGATTTAGTTCTATTTTATTCCGTAACGCGTCGTACTTGTTAGTAATCACCTGATTAAAGTGTCTAAAATTACAAATGCCGTACGGTAAACTACGAcaaaactaaaaactactatttattaaatattttttttttgataatattattagaaatgttaatataatatgaaagaattttatcatttaaatattttgttttataagtaCCGCTATTTATACTTCACTAGGCGAACTGGAATAAAACACGTAAACTTTTTATGTGCTTATTTTTGATTGGTGGGTAGAAACTTGATGGTGTGAACGTATATGGAACTACAGAGACAGTTGTCCTATTCGAACGTTGAGGTTATGTCGTTCTTCAGTGactgaatgaaaaaatatgtatttaatattaataaaaataacacgACAGAAACAActtaaatataatatagaagTTTTAACATGAAGAACGACACAGTGACTATtctatttaaattgattttatattttattcttacaATGTAAgtaggaaataataaaaaacagattTATAGTGacgtttttttcataaatatttttcttaaatagaGAAAGTTGAAttgatttctattaatttttacgTTTCATTTCGTGATTAAGTACAATCAATAACTTTCATTAggaatttttttcttacttaAATATTTCGTTGTTGATATcgcatttttatcattttgttacCAGGATGTATGttaatgagattttttttaacataaaattagcattaataaaaattaaaaaaaagaacaagTTATATATTCCTTCTATACATATTAATTAATCTTTTATAGACCTTATACTAATACAGATGATGAAACTGTTTTAAGTTCTGTTAATACTCTTATTCTAAATATATCTAATGgagtttatcaaaaaaatgataattctgATGAAAATGCGTCTAGCATAGCATCTGCTGTTGAACTTATTTTAGAACCTAGTGTAAATATTGAAGAGAGTGTTAAAGTTGCCATAGATTTTGAGAGTCTCGAGGGTCAAAGTAGACCCAATATTGAAAACGACAAGTCTGATTTACCAAATAggtaagtttttcaaaaatatatatataaaaaagtgttaaatatatattatgatGATTGGTTAACCTTTTAAACAATTCGTGTAATgtat
Proteins encoded in this window:
- the LOC130903527 gene encoding eukaryotic translation initiation factor 4E-binding protein Mextli isoform X1, with the protein product MSSSLSARLKHPKKHELSKSHSQAQLLANKLRQDGVLSTVEDVLQAVDQVAALLSSNLADSHLSYKESVINLCQHLKVYGVYLEILFKEQLDHAFKIFRDKAQDDIQVDVLSRLHLLELIELRAKGWKGTEGMNSYYKKKINQFGSSQVDMTESISSLNESIGTTLTSSPPPLLGPGEVLKPSGKFTKPTRIPGKKYCKDEVVIRNADSGKVMGIKGRRVHMIEELSETIISFQRVNPGAKERLVQITGANEESINHAKQLIEDTIRRNASPVRDPSISTSVGPLTGSSSSINSSASDDSALPNSARASRALMHSLSTNDANLGEYKYTVIVNGCTIKITGDNLDLVRTSKLVLDEYFSGEPIHDVAQFYSFDSLPQPIITEEFPITPLSPPESLPSPEAVHNGQTDGDKIKLRKPRLSIEEIIKNKGNANVEREKEKENTPTKPSNLTYSIEFLANLAMSPLCLTQPIEWERIRNDYPTLVRNVVEYFDAKTYLSTRTTEPTGVLSADDVDPLVFEV
- the LOC130903527 gene encoding eukaryotic translation initiation factor 4E-binding protein Mextli isoform X2, which codes for MSSSLSARLKHPKKHELSKSHSQAQLLANKLRQDGVLSTVEDVLQAVDQVAALLSSNLADSHLSYKESVINLCQHLKVYGVYLEILFKEQLDHAFKIFRDKAQDDIQVDVLSRLHLLELIELRAKGWKGTEGMNSYYKKKINQFGSSQVDMTESISSLNESIGTTLTSSPPPLLGPGEVLKPSGKFTKPTRIPGKKYCKDEVVIRNADSGKVNPGAKERLVQITGANEESINHAKQLIEDTIRRNASPVRDPSISTSVGPLTGSSSSINSSASDDSALPNSARASRALMHSLSTNDANLGEYKYTVIVNGCTIKITGDNLDLVRTSKLVLDEYFSGEPIHDVAQFYSFDSLPQPIITEEFPITPLSPPESLPSPEAVHNGQTDGDKIKLRKPRLSIEEIIKNKGNANVEREKEKENTPTKPSNLTYSIEFLANLAMSPLCLTQPIEWERIRNDYPTLVRNVVEYFDAKTYLSTRTTEPTGVLSADDVDPLVFEV
- the LOC130903527 gene encoding eukaryotic translation initiation factor 4E-binding protein Mextli isoform X4 is translated as MSSSLSARLKHPKKHELSKSHSQAQLLANKLRQDGVLSTVEDVLQAVDQVAALLSSNLADSHLSYKESVINLCQHLKVYGVYLEILFKEQLDHAFKIFRDKAQDDIQVDVLSRLHLLELIELRAKGWKGTEGMNSYYKKKINQFGSSQVDMTESISSLNESIGTTLTSSPPPLLGPGEVLKPSGKFTKPTRIPGKKYCKDEVVIRNADSGKVMGIKGRRVHMIEELSETIISFQRVNPGAKERLVQITGANEESINHAKQLIEDTIRRNASPVRDPSISTSVGPLTGSSSSINSSASDDSALPNSARASRALMHSLSTNDANLGEYKYTVIVNGCTIKITGDNLDLVRTSKLVLDEYFSGEPIHDVAQFYSFDSLPQPIITEEFPITPLSPPESLPSPEAVHNGQTDGGR
- the LOC130903527 gene encoding eukaryotic translation initiation factor 4E-binding protein Mextli isoform X3, with product MSSSLSARLKHPKKHELSKSHSQAQLLANKLRQDGVLSTVEDVLQAVDQVAALLSSNLADSHLSYKESVINLCQHLKVYGVYLEILFKEQLDHAFKIFRDKAQDDIQVDVLSRLHLLELIELRAKGWKGTEGMNSYYKKKINQFGSSQVDMTESISSLNESIGTTLTSSPPPLLGPGEVLKPSGKFTKPTRIPGKKYCKDEVVIRNADSGKVMGIKGRRVHMIEELSETIISFQRVNPGAKERLVQITGANEESINHAKQLIEDTIRRNASPVRDPSISTSVGPLTGSSSSINSSASDDSALPNSARASRALMHSLSTNDANLGEYKYTVIVNGCTIKITGDNLDLVRTSKLVLDEYFSGEPIHDVAQFYSFDSLPQPIITEEFPITPLSPPESLPSPEAVHNGQTDGVFEKIKRFFLRTHFIYK